CAAGAAATGCATGCTTTTATCCGAAACCTTATTGCTAAAAAATATAATCAAGAAGTAGCTGATAATACTACAATTTTATATGGTGGTAGTTGTAATGCCAAAAACGCGAAAGAATTATTTGCTTTAAAAGATGTTGATGGTGGTCTTATTGGTGGAGCTTCATTAAAAGCAGAAGATTTCCTATCTATTATTAAAAGTTTCTAATCGAAAGAGACTAAAATCTCTTTTTATTACTTTGTGCCTCTGTGGTTTTGTTTTTTTACCACTAAGGCACAAGAACACAGAGAAAAAGTACATTCAATTAAAACAACATGAATTATATTGAGTCAAAATTTACTATTGAGCCCCAAACTCCATTTCAGGAAATCTTAATTGCCGAATTAGCAGAAATTGGATTTGAAAGTTTTGATGAAACCGAAGAAGGTCTTTTGGCTTATATTAAAGAGCCTGATTTTGATGAGCGACAACTCAAAACATTAAGCCTTTTAAATAACGACTTGGTAAAGATTAGTTTTACCTACAAATTAATTAAGGATGAAAATTGGAATGCCGTTTGGGAGAGTAATTATGATTCTGTTATAATTGATGAACGCTGCTATATCCGGGCTCCTTTTCATCCCTCACGATCTGATGTAGAATTTGAATTATTGATTGAGCCACAAATGTCGTTTGGAACGGCTCACCACGAAACTACAGCTAATATGATTTCTTTACTTTTAGATGAAAACGTAAAAGGAAAATCATTTTTAGATATGGGTTGCGGAACCGGAGTTCTTGCCATTTTAGCCCATAAAAAAGGAGCAACACCTATTTGCGCCATCGACAATGATGAGTGGGCCTACCGAAATACTATTGATAATGTAAAAAAGAACAACAGTAATCAAATTACTGTTTATCAAGGCGATGCCTCTCTTCTTAAAGGGAAAAAATTCGATATTATTTTTGCTAATATCAATAAAAATATCTTACTAACTGATATGGAAACCTATTTCAAAAGTCTAAATGATAGTGGCATGCTATTTATGAGTGGCTTTTACGAAAACGATCTTTCCGATATAAAAATCAAAGCCGAACAATTAGGATTAAACTATACTAATCATATAGTGAAAAACGAATGGGTTGCAGTAAAATTCGCAAAAACCATAGCTTAATAAATACTAATTAAGCATACTTCATATAATATAAAGATACTAAAAGAAGCAACTGTAAGATTTAGTAATCTTTCTTACCTTTGAATCAAATCTTTAAACCAAACTATATGAAAAAAATCAATCTATTATTAAGCCTTTTACTTGTCTTGCCTTTCAGCCTTTTTGCACAGGTAAATTTAAAGTATCAAACTCCACCAAAAGAAATTTTAGAATTAGCAAACAGCAAGCTCACCCCTTCGGTAAGCATTGATAAAGAAGGAAAATGGATGCTTCTTATGGGGCGTTCAGCCTATAAATCTATTGAGCAAGTTGCCGCAAAAGAATACCGACTTGGAGGCTTACGTATTAACCCAAAAAATAACGACAATAGCAGAGTTCGTTATATTGAAACCCTGACACTAAAAAATATTGCAAGCAGTGAAGAATTTAACATAAAAGGCATGCCGAAAAATGCACAAATTGCAAATATTTCTTGGTCACCCGACTATTCTAAAATTGCATTCACCAACACACTCGCCAAAACCATTGAATTATGGGTTGTTGATGTAAATACAAAAACCGCTAAAAAATTAAGTCAGGATTTAAATGGCGTTTTTGGTCGCGGTTCTTATAATTGGTTTGCCGATGGACAATCTTTACTTTGCTTATTTATAAACCCCGATCGGGGCATTATGCCCAATGAAAACAAAACACCCACAGGACCGGTTATTCAAGAAAATATGGGAAAGAGAGCTCCTTCAAGAACATATCAGGATTTACTAAAAAACGGAACTGACGAAGCCCTTTTCGATTATTTTGCGACATCCATTCTTGTAAAAGTAACGCTTAATGGAAATAAAAAAACTCTCACCAAAGCTGAAATATTCAGTAGCTTTAATCTATCGCCTAATGGCGAATATATTTTAGCCCGAACCATTCAAAAACCTTACTCTTATTTAGTTCCTTATTATAGATTCCCTGCAAAATTGGAATTATTAAATAAAGACGGTGAATTTATTAAAATTGTTCAGGAGCTACCATTAATAGAAGAAATGCCACAAGGTTTTGATGCTGCCCAAAGCGGTGCAAGAAGAGTTAGCTGGCGTGCCGACAAACCGGCATCATTATATTGGGTTGAAGCTTTAGATGGAGGTGATCCGAAAAATAAAGTAGAATTAAGAGACGCTGTTTATACTACCGATTATCCTTTCGATTTAAATATTAAAAACCATTTAGTCTCAACAAAAAACAGATTTGCCGGAGTTAGTTGGGGAAATAACAATATTGCCATTGTTTACGACCGTTGGCGAAAAAACAGAAACAGCGTTACTTACCTTATCAACCCATCAGTAAGTAATAAAAATCCAACTATCTTATACGATAGAAGTACTGAAGATTTGTATAGCGACCCGGGTTATTTTGTTACTGACGAAAACGAGTTTGGGCGAAATACCTTATTAATTACCAATAAAAAATATCTTTACCTTGTTGGCCAAGGCTACTCTCCTGAAGGCAATCGTCCGTTTATAGATCGCTTTGATTTAAACAAAAAAAATAGCATACGATTATGGCAAGCCGATGGTAAAAAAACTTATGAAAACATTACTGAAGTTTTGGATATACAAAGAGGGCTACTAATAACAAATGTACAATCAGAAGACCAAAACCCTCAATATTTCATACGTAATATAAAAAAGAAAATAGCTCCAAAACAAATTACTAACTTTCCTAACCCCTACAAAAGTTTGACCGGAGTTAGTAAAGAATTCATCAAATATAAAAGAGAGGATGGTGTTGATTTAAGCGCAACTCTTTATCTTCCGGCAGGGTATAATAAAGAAAAAGACGGTCCTCTTCCTCTATTAATGTGGGCTTATCCAAGAGAATATAAAGATTCTAAAACCGCCGGAATGATTCGGACTTCTCCACATCGATTTATGAGAGTAAACTATAGATCTCCTATTTTTTGGGTTAATCGTGGATTTGCAGTTATGGAAAACACAGAATTTCCAATTATTGGTGTGGGAAGCGAAGAACCTAACGACAATTTTGTTCCTCAGTTAATTGCAAATGCTAAAGCTGCCATAGATTATGTTGTTAAATTAGGAGTTGTCGATCCTGATCGTTGTGCCGTTGGAGGTCATTCTTATGGTGCATTTATGACAGCTAATCTGCTCACACATTCTGATTTATTTGCCGCCGGAATTGCCCGCAGCGGAGCCTATAACCGAACACTCACTCCTTTTGGATTTCAATCGGAAGAAAGAACATATTGGCAAGCTCCAGAATTATATTATGCAATGAGCCCTTTTATGCACGCAGATATTATGAAACATCCTTTATTACTTATCCATGGTATAGCAGATAATAATTCCGGCACATTTCCATTACAGAGCGAACGTTACTATAATGCCCTAAAAGGACACGGTGCAACTGTTAGGTTAGTTATGCTTCCGGCAGAAATGCATGGCTATGCAGCTAAAGAATCTATTTTCCATGTACTTTGGGAAACGGATCAATGGTTAATGAAATATGTAAAGAATAAAAAATAATACTTATTACTACTAAGTCGAATTAAAAATACCGTTTACTACTTTAAAAAGAGAAGTTTTAAAAAACTTCTCTTTTTTATTTTGTTTAAACCAAGCACTTTATGTGAAATATTAAAAAATAAAACCGATTTTAAAATCCCTTACAGCTTAGAATAATACCGAATTTGTATCTTTGATAACTGTTCCGATAAAAATTATAATTAATTATGCAACGTCCGACTTTTTTACATTGGAATTATTCAATGCTCATACTGATAATTTTTGTGCTTTTTTCAGGAAAAACACAAGCTCAACAAAGAGTATCTAGTTTCCCTGAAGATCCTATTCTCTATTTTTCAACCTTGGAACAACACTTTAGCTTTGTACAAAAAAGCAAAAAAAAGGAAGCTGCAATTTTTCTTCAAGAACTAAAAATAAAATGGAATTCCGATTTCTTTTCTGATGACGTTAAAAAACAAATATACTTATCATCAAATAAAATGCTAGCCAATAAAATGGCAGCCATGCCCTTTTTCTACGATTATTTTAAAACACTTATTCATCTTATTGAAGAAAATAATAATGAAAGTACTATAGCTTGGATAAAAGCCTCTCAACATATTCTTGACAATAAAAACTATAGAGAATTCTCCTCTTTTGTACGGTCTGCCAATATGTTTTTTACGAAAAACTTAATCTTTTACAATCGCACACTCAAATGGAAAGTCAATGCCAACAATTATTCTATCTCCTTTGAAAATGATTCACTAAAATATATTTTTCCTCAAACAAACTTGGTTTGTTACACTAAGAATGACAGCTCTAATATTATCAATACTAAAGGAATATATTATCCTTCAACTAACACTTGGACAGGAGAAGGCGGCAAAATTGGATGGACTCGTGCCAACTACTCCATCGACAGTGTTTATGCTATACTTAAACATTATTCCATCTATTTACTTTATTCAAAATTTAAAGCCGATTCGGTTCAACTACACCACTATCACTATTTTGACAAACCATTAATGGGGAAATTAGAAGAACAGGTTTTGGCTTCACGTAGAGGAAATAAAGCTATTTATCCAAAATTTGTTTCATATAAAAAGCGATGGGAAATACCAAATATTTTTCCCAATATCGATTTTGTAGGAGGCATACAGGTAAAGGGAGCACAACTTTTTGGTTTTGGTGATGAATCTAATCCTGCATCATTAACGATAAGAAAAAACGATACTGTTTTCATAAAATTACGAGCAAATAGCTTTAGCATACAAAAAGATTATATGCGCTCACAATACACTTCATTAACCATACTGCACAAAAACGATTCTATTTACCATAGTGGGCTTCGCATGAATTATACAAGCGAAAATCAGTTACTCTCTTTTACACGTGATAATCATGGCTTAACTGCTAATCCTTTTTACAATACTTATCATCAAATTGATATGTATGTAGAAGCTGTTTATTGGAAAATGGATGAAAATAAAATCAGTTTTGATATGACAATGGGTAGAACAAAAAGACCTGCACATTTTGAATCATTCAACTATTTTTCTGAATATATATACAACCGCATAAAGGGTATAGATGTAGAAAATCCTTTAGTTGACTTAAAGCGTTATGCCGATAAAAACGGGAGTAATATTGTTTACTTTGATGAGTATGCCGACTACCTGCACTTACCCATTGAGCAGGTTCAGTTATTACTACTTGATCTTGCACATAGAGGGTTTTTACTTTACGATGCAAATAACGAACGCGCAGAATTAGGCGATAAAATAGATTTTTATCTAAAAGCTTATGCAGGAGAAATTGACTCCGATGTTATTCGTTTCGAATCTCATCCCGGCAAAAGAGAAGCTAATGCCTATTTAAAAATTGATGATTTTGATTTACAAATAAATGGTCTCGACCGCATAACACTTTCCGATTCGCAAAACCTTATTATTGAGCCAACTAACAGAAGTATTGTACTCGGAAAAAATAAGGACTTTACTTTTAATGGTAAAATTACAGCCGGACGGTTATCATTTGCAACTACCAATAGCTCATTTAATTACAACGAATTTAAATTGGATATGCCTTCTATCGACTCACTCTGGTTTTGGGTAAAAGGAGATCCTCTTCCTAACGGAGGATATGAAAGAAGATATGTACAAACGGCTATTCGTGATTTAAGTGGTGATTTACTTATTGACCACCCCGATAATAAGTCGGGCTTAGAACCAAGAGATGAATACCCTATCTTTAACAGTAATAAAGATTCGTACGTATATTATAATACATCAAACATTCAAAAAGGAGTTTATACTAAAGATAGATTTTATTTTCACGTAAATCCCTTTACTCTATCGTCTTTAAATAATTTTAGTACCGATGATATTGCATTTGAAGGCTATTTGGCTTCAGGTGGAATTTTCCCCGACATATCGCAAGCATTAACCGTTCAAGAAGATTATTCTCTTGGATTTACCAAAGAATTACCTCCTGAAGGCATTATGGCATATGGTGATAAAGGAAGATTTTTCAATAAAATTAATTTAAGTAACGAAGGACTAAAAGGTGATGGTGAACTTACTTTTATTAATTCTGTTACAACTTCCCAAGACTTTGTATTCCTACCTGATTCTATGAATGTTTATGCACAAACCTTTGAATTAAAACCCACAACGGTTCCTGTTGAATTCCCTCGTGTAAGTGGTGTAGATACCTACCAACAATGGCTTCCATATAAAGAAACTATGAAAATAAGTTCTATTGATAAAAATATCAATATGTACGACGATGAAACATTTATTGATGGGACAATAATGCTGCGTCCAACATCACTAAGCGGAAAGGGGAATATTAATTTTAAAGTGGCTAAATTAAGCTCAGCAAATTATGTATTCAAAAACCAAACTTTCGATGCTGAAAAAACCAACTTTATCGATGAAGGGATGTCGCTCAATAATTTTAGCGCACATACCGATTATACCCAACGCAGTATTACTTTTAGTTCTAACGACGGAACATCAAAAGTAGATTTCCCTGAAAATTTATATATCTGCTATATGGACGAAGCTAAATGGTATATGGATGAAGACATAACCGAATATGCTTCTAGTTTCAAAGGCATAGACAATCAATTTAGTGATTTTAGTCTTCGTAAGTTAGCGGATACCGAATACAAAGGATCTGATTTTATTTCCACACATCCGACTCAAGATTCACTTTCATTTGTTTCTACAAAAGCCAAATTTAACTCAAAAGAAAAAATAATTGAAGCCGAAGGGGTACACTATATTAAAGTTGCTGATGCCGTAATTTTCCCGGAAGAAAATAAAGTTACAATATTAAAAAATGCTAATATTGTCCCTCTGAAAAACTCACAAATTATTACTAATGCTATAACAAAATATCATGAAATAAATAATGCAATAGTAAAAATTGAAGGTAGAAAATCATACAAAGGTTCGGGTGATTATATTTATATCGACAATAAACAAAAACGTCATCCTATACATTTTAAAAAAATACAAGTAGATTCCTCTTACCAAACCGTTGCTCAAGGCGAAATCTTTGCTGAAGATAATTTCACTCTTAGTCAAGAATTTTATTTCCGTGGTATCACCAAACTCGAAGCCAGCCGCAAACTACTGGAATTCAATGGTGGATTCAGAATTGAAAGCAACTGTATTCCGGGGCAAAACTGGATAAAATTCAGCTCAGTAGTTGACCCTAACGATATTAAAATTCCTATCTCGGCTCAACCAATAGTTCCGGATATTAGTCGTCTACAAAAATTTGTGGGGATTCTAAATTCGCCGGCACGACAAAAAAACTATTCTGCATTTCTTAGCAATAGAATTGATTATTATGATTCTCTACTACTTACTGCCAGCGGATATATTATGTACGATAAAAGCTCAAAAGAGTACAGAATTTCATCAAAAGAGAAATTAAATCAGATGGCGCTTCCTGACAATTATTTCAGCTTAAGAACACAAGATTGCAGCACTTATGGAGAGGGGAAAATTAGTCTGGATGTTAACTTTCTTGATTTAAGTATGAAAAGTTACGGGAATATTCATCATAAAGATTCTATTTCCAATATACGACTTGGAATGGCTATTGATTTCCATTTTTCCGATGATGCTTTAAAAAATATTGCCGATCAATTTGCAAATGCAGCTACAACTCAAAAAGTTGATAATAGCAGCACATATTATGCAAAGATGATAGCAGGATTTATAGGAATAGACGAAGCCGAAAAATATATAAGCCGTCAACTTATTGGTAACCAAAGACGCGTCCCCAACCATTTAGTACATACTATTTTCTTAAATGATATTAATTTAAAATGGAATGCTATGCAAGATTCATATCTTAGCGAAGGATTGATTGGAATAGGGAACTTAGGCAAAAACAGAATAAATGTGATGGCAAAAGGTAATGTCGAAGTCAGAAAAAGTCGAGATGGAGATGAACTCACTATCTATTTTGAAGTAAATAATAATTGGTATTTCTTTAAGTACACCAACAACGTAATGCAAGTAAACTCATCTAATGAAGACTTCAAGGACATTATTCAATCTATCGTGGATGGTAAAGGAGAGAAAAATAGATTAAAACAAGACAAGGTAACGGGAAAAAGATCTAATTATAGATATGTTTTATGCAAACGTGGTGAAAAAGAAGACTTTTTAAACCGAATAAAAGCAAACTAATAGAAAAGAATATAAATTTGCTGTAGAATACAAAACTAATATTAGAAAAATCAGACTTTGAGAACATATATCCGACACTACATTTTAACCTTATTCTTTAGCTTATTGCTTATTCTTCCGCAGCAATCGCAAGCACAATCCGGTTTTAGTAGCGAAAGTGAGATGAAAGCAAAAGCATCTGATTATTTCTCTGAAGATAAATTTGATCTGGCTTTTCCTCTCTACTCTCAACTATTAAGCCTCGATCCTAAAAATGCAGAGCTAAACTATAGATTTGGAGTCTGCCTCATGTATACCGATCGTTCAGATTCTGAAGCACCAATAAAATATTTAGAAAAAGCTATTAATAAGGTGAGCGATATTGCGTTCTATTACCATCTTGCTGTTGCCTATCAAAATAATTACTTTTTTACCGATGCCATTTATAACTACCGAAAATATTTACAGTTAGCCAGAAATAAAGCACGAAAAGACTATGACGTAAATCGCAAAATAGCGATGTGCCAGAATGGTATGAATATGCTGAAAGCAGTCGATGATTTATATGTAATGCAAAAATCGGAAGTCGACAGAAAAGCATTTTATCGTTCATATGAATTAGTAGATTTTGGAGGGCGTTTTTTAAACCTTCCTAAAGAGTTTTTAAGCAAAGCCGACCTGAAAACCAATCAAGAAAAAGTAACCTATTTCAATCCTAAAGCAAAATTATTGTTTTATGCCCTAAACAATAAAAACCAAAAAGATATTTATTATCGCATCCGTCAAAACGACGGAGGATGGTCGGAAGCAATATTACTAAGCTCAAGAATAAATACAAATTACGACGAAGATTATCCTTTTTTAATGTCCGATGGCAAAACTCTTTATTTTAGTTCAAAAGGACATAATACTATGGGCGGATTCGATATCTTCCGTACTGTGTACGATAGTCTTAGTCGCCAATGGAGCAAGCCTTCAAACTTAAGTTTTCCTTTTAATACTCCTTCGGATGATATTTTATTTATTTCCAATCCCGACGAAACTATGGCTTGGTTTGCTTCAAACCGAAATAGTTTAAATAATAAAATTACAGTTTACAAAGTTGGTATTATTAAAAAAGAACAACAATCAGCAGATTTATCCGGCATTTACGATGGCAACAAACTATCCGACAATGATTTGGGAAAAATTAAAAATATGGCGATGCTAGACATTAATATTTCTGACAAAGAATTTAATGAAATACCCATAGATAAAAAACAAAAACTTGAAGCTCTTAAAAAAGATGATGCTAACCGTATTTCACAAAATATTCATCAAGCCAACTTAATAAATATCGATAAGCAGATTGAATTACAAGAAATGCAAACAGGCTTAAACGATAGTATTAAAATCGTTATTAAACAGATAGACAATAAGTTAGAATACCTGAAATCTCTTTATATACGAACACAAAATATAATTACTTCAAAATACAGTAAGGTTCAACAAGGATATACAGAGCTATCTCAGCTACTTGAAAAAGCACAAAAAACAACATTATTAAATAAGAAAAAGGAACTTATTGACGATGCTAACAAAAAGCTTTTTAATACCCTTCGTGAAGATGTACAATATAATAGCCTAAATAAAATTGAAGCTGCTATAAATGAACAAATCAACGCTCAGCGAAAACTACTGACAAGAGCCAATATGGTTTTTGGTGATATTCAAAAAAATATTATCACCCGTAACGAAACCGAAAGCAGAAAAAACATTAAACTTTTAGATATACTCATTGAAAGTGCTGACACTCTCACCGATTACACCAAAATTATAGATTATACAAAAGGCGAATTGCTTTATCCTGACTACCCTTCCAATCTGTTAAACGAAGCCACTTTTGCAGCCTATTATATTGAGGATGAAAATGAATACCTCTCTCCTATTTCTGCTGTTGAAACTCGTTTTACAGCTTATATTCCAGTGGTAGAGGAATCGTCTGAATTGGACTTTTTAAAAAGTATAGAAATAAAAACGAGTGCCGCAAGGCAAAAAAACAAACAACTTTTATATCAATTAAAACTTACCGAAAGTTTAATTAAAGAAAAAAAGCAGAAGGCTGATTTATTACTAAAAGAAGCAAATGCTCTGACAACAAAATTTAACTCAACATCTGATTTAGTAGCTATAAACGCCAAATTTGCCGAAGTTAGAAGAGCTGCTTTTGAAACAACCTTAGCCCAAGAAATTTACGATAGCCTTAAAACGACTATTAAAAAATCAAAAAAAATTGCTGATGAACTAACTTCACTAAAAAGCGATATTGAATTACTGATGGAACAAGGCAAAAATAAAGACGCCTACAGCTTAGAAAATAGAGTTAAAGAACTGGAAACGCAAAATTTTAATCTCCCCAATTATAATAATAGTATCGATTTTAACACAAAAAGACTTCTTAATATAAGCTATCCTCCTGCAATTAAAAACACCAGCACTTATGTAGAATACACTATAAAAGATGGGGAATTACAACGAAGAAAAGGGCAGGCTTTTTCTTATAAAAATGTTGATGAATTAATAGCTAGCAATAATCTGTTAGAAACAGCAGAAGATGAAAAGTTATCTGTGACAAATAATGCCAAAGTAAACCCTTCAAAGAAAGAAATACGAGAGGAATTATCTACGTTCAAACAACAACAAACAAATAGATTAGAGAAACTCACTCTACAATCAAGCTTCCTGACAAAAAAAGCGAGTGAAAAATTAGACTCATCTAATGCCGCCTTACTTGATTTTGAATTAATGCGAGAAAAATATAATAATGGGGAGTTAAGTGATCAGAAAAGCATATTAGCAAAGCAAACTGAGTCACAAAATTTATTGTATCAATCTTTAGCAATAAAAAGTTTTGCCGAAAAAACCGACTCTATAATTCAAGCCGAGCAAAAGTTAAAAAAGGAATCTACCGACCAAATTTTTGCCATTGAACAAGCATTATTAGAAAATCAACCGGAAAAAGCCCAAGCACTCTATCGTGCTCTTAATAAAAACATTACAACAACAAATAAAGAAGTAGAATCTCTTGTACAAGACTGGATTAAAACCGAAGTCGATAATATTCCCAAACAAAAAATACAAGCAAATACTGCATTTGAAAATTCTCAAAAACTTACTGATGAATCTATAAAATTATTAATGGAATCTCAAGATTTAAGAGAAACGGCAAAAAATAAAACTAATGCTTTTAAACGAAGAGAACTCATACGAAATGCTGAAGAAAAAGAAATACTTGGAATTCAAAAGCAAGACGAAGCCGACAAACAATTAGCCACAGGAACTAAACTTTACGAACTTATAAAAAGAGCAGAAGCAATAAAACCAATAGCAAGTGAATTTACAGCACCAACTATGCTTCTAGCCGGCACAGAAACAATTTTAAATCCAAATAAACGTAAAACTGAACTTAATGAGCGTTTAAATATTAGAGAAAAAGAAGCACCTCTCACGATATCAACCGAAAAACTACTTCTACAAAAAGAAAGTCCAAAACTTGATATTGAAAATATTCCGGAGATGAATGATTTAATGGCTTATGAAACAAAACGATATAAAGCACAACTTTTAGCCGATGAATTAGACATTAATAAACGGGAAACTGTGCATCTGCTAAAAAAAGCTAAAGTACTAAGCGGTAAAGCTGCTATTGAAAATTCGCATCAGATTGCAGAACTAAGAAAAGAAGCAGAATCCTTACAAAAAGCTTCTGCTCAAGCATTTATTGAAGCTAGAAATATTTATAATCAATTACCTAATACAGACAAAAAACAAGCGGATAAAAGCGAAAGCAATTTTGAGAATTACTTAATAAATGTAAAAAATCGTATTGCTCAATTGCTTAACGACGTAACCTTATTAAGTGAACAAGCCAACAGCACAACAGACAAAGCAAGTCGTGAGAACTTAATCCGACAAGCAGATGAAAAAGAACAAATTGCTATGTATCTTATTTTGGACGAATATGAAATTATAGCTCAACGTAATAAACAAAACTATCGCAAAAATTCTCTTACAATCAATAAGCTTTTCCTTGAAAATCTGAATAAAGAAGAAAAAAAATTAATGCAAGCTGTTTTCACTCAAATCGAAAGATTTATTGATCAAGCGAATAAAAAACGTATAAAAGCAAAAAATAATGAGCTTTCGTTTACATTAAGAAAAATGTTGTATCAAGATGCCTTTTCACTTGAATCCAGTGCTTTAGATTTACAGTTAGAAGCTATAAGAATGATGCAACAAAATGATATAAAGACTATGTTGGCATATCAAGAAAAACCTACTACTCAAACGGAAACTCTTGCAACAAAAGCTCCCTCAACAACTAAAAATAATGCAGATAAACAAAGCCAAGAGGAGAATTCTATTCCAAAGCCTAAGATAGATGAGACCACTGTTGCTTTTACTGAAACAGAAAAGTCCTCTGAAACGACTACTAAAGTTGAAGAAACTTCTGTAACCGCTGTTGAAAAGAAAAAATTAGAAGAAACAATCAAACAAGAAACTACAGAAGCTATAGTGGCTGAGGCTGCAAAAGAAAATGAAGTTATTGCTAAAACAAAACAAGCAAAAGAAACAGAGCCAAAAAATAACGATTCGAGAGAGCTTCTTAGTCGGGTTGAGAATAATACAGAAATAAAAACTAATGTTGAAAACAAAGTTTCTACTTCTGTACACAAGACAAATAAAACGCCTAAAACATTCCCCAATGTGCGTTTAGAGCAAAAACCTAATGGCACTCAGTTTAGTGTACAAATTGCTGCAATTGGCGGAATAAGAACAACCGATAACTTTATGAATGTTATTGAATTATTCGCATTAAAAGATAGCGAGAAAGAACTATATAGGTATTTTTCCGGAAGATTTACAAATCTTAAGGCAGCCATTATCCGGCGTAATTCTTTAAGATTGCAAGGTTATTCCGATGCTTTTATTAAAAGCTGGAAAGATGGTAAAAACGTAAGTATGTTTGAGGCTGCCGGAGAAATTGATGAAGCCACATCAGCATTATTAAGAAAAACCATAATAGCACTTCCCAGCCAGTTTAAAAATGTAAATTTTTCCGCTACCAATATTTCTC
This portion of the Bacteroidales bacterium genome encodes:
- a CDS encoding PD40 domain-containing protein, with amino-acid sequence MRTYIRHYILTLFFSLLLILPQQSQAQSGFSSESEMKAKASDYFSEDKFDLAFPLYSQLLSLDPKNAELNYRFGVCLMYTDRSDSEAPIKYLEKAINKVSDIAFYYHLAVAYQNNYFFTDAIYNYRKYLQLARNKARKDYDVNRKIAMCQNGMNMLKAVDDLYVMQKSEVDRKAFYRSYELVDFGGRFLNLPKEFLSKADLKTNQEKVTYFNPKAKLLFYALNNKNQKDIYYRIRQNDGGWSEAILLSSRINTNYDEDYPFLMSDGKTLYFSSKGHNTMGGFDIFRTVYDSLSRQWSKPSNLSFPFNTPSDDILFISNPDETMAWFASNRNSLNNKITVYKVGIIKKEQQSADLSGIYDGNKLSDNDLGKIKNMAMLDINISDKEFNEIPIDKKQKLEALKKDDANRISQNIHQANLINIDKQIELQEMQTGLNDSIKIVIKQIDNKLEYLKSLYIRTQNIITSKYSKVQQGYTELSQLLEKAQKTTLLNKKKELIDDANKKLFNTLREDVQYNSLNKIEAAINEQINAQRKLLTRANMVFGDIQKNIITRNETESRKNIKLLDILIESADTLTDYTKIIDYTKGELLYPDYPSNLLNEATFAAYYIEDENEYLSPISAVETRFTAYIPVVEESSELDFLKSIEIKTSAARQKNKQLLYQLKLTESLIKEKKQKADLLLKEANALTTKFNSTSDLVAINAKFAEVRRAAFETTLAQEIYDSLKTTIKKSKKIADELTSLKSDIELLMEQGKNKDAYSLENRVKELETQNFNLPNYNNSIDFNTKRLLNISYPPAIKNTSTYVEYTIKDGELQRRKGQAFSYKNVDELIASNNLLETAEDEKLSVTNNAKVNPSKKEIREELSTFKQQQTNRLEKLTLQSSFLTKKASEKLDSSNAALLDFELMREKYNNGELSDQKSILAKQTESQNLLYQSLAIKSFAEKTDSIIQAEQKLKKESTDQIFAIEQALLENQPEKAQALYRALNKNITTTNKEVESLVQDWIKTEVDNIPKQKIQANTAFENSQKLTDESIKLLMESQDLRETAKNKTNAFKRRELIRNAEEKEILGIQKQDEADKQLATGTKLYELIKRAEAIKPIASEFTAPTMLLAGTETILNPNKRKTELNERLNIREKEAPLTISTEKLLLQKESPKLDIENIPEMNDLMAYETKRYKAQLLADELDINKRETVHLLKKAKVLSGKAAIENSHQIAELRKEAESLQKASAQAFIEARNIYNQLPNTDKKQADKSESNFENYLINVKNRIAQLLNDVTLLSEQANSTTDKASRENLIRQADEKEQIAMYLILDEYEIIAQRNKQNYRKNSLTINKLFLENLNKEEKKLMQAVFTQIERFIDQANKKRIKAKNNELSFTLRKMLYQDAFSLESSALDLQLEAIRMMQQNDIKTMLAYQEKPTTQTETLATKAPSTTKNNADKQSQEENSIPKPKIDETTVAFTETEKSSETTTKVEETSVTAVEKKKLEETIKQETTEAIVAEAAKENEVIAKTKQAKETEPKNNDSRELLSRVENNTEIKTNVENKVSTSVHKTNKTPKTFPNVRLEQKPNGTQFSVQIAAIGGIRTTDNFMNVIELFALKDSEKELYRYFSGRFTNLKAAIIRRNSLRLQGYSDAFIKSWKDGKNVSMFEAAGEIDEATSALLRKTIIALPSQFKNVNFSATNISQLNGIYYSVQVGVYSRPRSSSQLFGIKPLYHDRMDNGYWVYFNGIFKSISDAEKNKTVARKKGVPDAFVVAFNEGEKVSLSNARKAISQGNSLAADEDIIMLEDAAIKVDDQLKTIVGTKKTPVKNPIYKIQIGVFTNQISMDWVLEKLENPNIYKLSHFVNSSGKYVYTIGDFDSYEKAADFNSKEVKIIIKDAFIVSFENGIKTNITK